Sequence from the Xenorhabdus nematophila ATCC 19061 genome:
ATCAGACGAGAATTTGCACCCAAGGATGCAATATTCATGGCAACGTTAGCTGCACCTCCCGGGCGCTCTTCAATAGTCTCTACTTTAACGACGGGAACGGGGGCTTCCGGTGAAATACGGCTGGTCGGGCCATACCAGTAACGGTCTAACATAACATCGCCAACCACCAAAACATCCGCGCAGTGAAAATCAGGGAGTGCTACTTTCATCCCATGCTCCAAATATCAAAATAAATTGTTGCGGATATTACCATAACCAGACTGAATACCAGCAATATCCGTCAGGAAAAGCGACCGTTCCAGCGATGCCCGACTGCCCATAATCAGCTCAGATCATCCCCAAGCCACTTTTGCCAGCTATCGCACACTAATTCCCGCTGCTGGCTGAAATGATCGGCGGAAACGCGGCTGGACAATGCCTGTAAGGCAAGATGATGCAGTTCATCGCGCATGGTAATATAAGCCTGCGTCAAAGCCTGCGCTTCCTGTTCCTCCATGATATTGTGGTTCGCCATTAATTCGAATATTCGTACATTATCAGACCAACGTGTCAGCCTGGCATTTTCAGCGGCATAACGCAGGACCTGATATTGAGCAATAAATTCAATATCGGTTATCCCTCCCGGATCAGCTTTGATGTCAAATTGATCCAATTGATGGCTACCTAAATGTCGGTGCATTTTTCCTCGCATCTCAGAGACTTGCTGCCGCAAAAGCGCTGGATTACGAGGAAGGCATAATGTTTCACGGCGAATGCGTTCAAAATCATGGCGCATTTTCTCATCACCAAAAACCATACGTGCCCGAATCAAGGCCTGATGTTCCCAAGTCCACGCTTCATTTTTCTGATAATCATCAAAGGATTCAAGGGTACTGACCAACATTCCCGCTTCACCAGACGGACGTAAACGGGCGTCAACGTCATACAGCACCCCTGATGCTGTTCGGGTACTGAATAAATGAATAATGCGCTGGGCAAGGCGTAAATAAAACTGGCGGGCCTCGATGGCGCGATCACCATCGGTCATCACTCCCATTGGACAATCCAACAAAAACACCAGATCCAAATCGGAACCATACCCCAGTTCCCAGCCCCCCAATTTGCCATAACCAATAATGGCAAATCCTACCCCTTGGCGCTGAGATAAATGAGCGGGCGTACCATAACGTTTTACCATCTGATTCCACGCTTGCTGTACAACAGCGCCGATAATGGCTTCCGCCAGATAAGTGAGATGATCACTCACTTTCATTACCGGCAGAGCACCGACAATGTCTTCAGCGGCAATCCGCAATAGCTGGGCTTGCTTAAACTGGCGCAACGCCTCCAGCAATTGCTCCTCATCATCCTCAGGAATGCGCAGCAGATATTGATAAAGTTCATCCCGATAGGCTTCCATCGGCAATGGCTGATAGAGCGATTTGGGATCGAGCAATTCATCCAGCAACAGCGGATGGCGGGTCAGTTGGCCGGCAATCATCGGGGAAGCCGCACACAAACGGATAACATGAACCATGACTTGCTCTGATTCCAGCATCAGTTCCAGATAAGTGGTTCGGCTGACGATACTGAGCAATAAGGGGATAATTCTTTCCAACACCGTATTGGCATCTTTTCGCTCTCCGATTTTTGCCAATATACGCGGCATCAATTGGTCAAGGACATCTCTGCCCCGTGGGCCAATAGTGCGCTTACTCACGTCCTGACGGAAAACCGATATCATATCAAGCATTTTCCGGGCGTCTTCCTCAGAAAAAAGGGAAACCAGTGACATCAGTTCATCAATATTCAACACTTCCTGCCATAAACTTTTAAACGGCACATGGCTGGCTTCCTGACTATTTTCATCCGTTTCATCGCCTATCAATTGCCGGAAGATCTCCCGTACCGCATTCATCTTTTGCTCTGTTTCAACCCTCAATCCATGCCAATCAGAAAATCCCATGCCCCAAGCCAAGCGGGCACGATCTAATTCAGTATCCGGTAAGGTTTGCGTTTGTTGGTCACGAATCGATTGCAGCAGGTTTTCAAGCCGCCGCAAGAACAGGTAGCTTTCTTCAAGCTGCTTTGCCTGTTCCGGCGGTAATAAAGATAAACCTTCGATAGCGTTTAAGGCAGGCAGCAATGAGCGGGATTGCAGACTCGGCTCTCTTCCTCCACGGATAAGCTGAAAGACCTGCGTGATAAACTCAATTTCACGGATACCGCCCGCGCCCAACTTAATATTATCTTTTAACCCACGGCGTCGAACTTCCCGCTCGATCATGCCTTTCATATTGCGCAACGATTGAATCACACTGAAATCAATATAGCGGCGGAAAATAAACGGTCGCAGCATCTGGCGTAGTTCCTGGCAGTATGCTTGTTCGTCATGCCCTAATATACGGGCTTTCACCAAAGCATAACGTTCCCAGTCCCGCCCCTGCTCCTGATAATAATCTTCCAGTGCTGAAAAGCTGAACACCAAAGGCCCGCTATCACCAAATGGACGCAATCTCATATCCACACGGTAGACAAATCCCTCTACAGTTTGTTGATCCAACACTTTGATCAACTTTTGCCCCAAGCGGGTAAAAAACTGGGAATTGTCCATTTCCCGGCGTCCGCCTTGTGTTACGCCATTTTCTGGATAAGCAAAAATAAGATCGATATCAGAAGAAAAGTTGAGTTCCCCACCCCCCAGTTTGCCCATCCCCAAAATCAGCAAAGGTTGAGCCACGCCTTCGCTGTTGGTGGGCGTTCCCCAATCCTGACTGCAACGCGGGTAAAGCCAATCACGGGCGGCCAGGATCAACGTTTCAGCCAACAGACTCAACTGCTGCAATGTCTGTTCTGTTGTACTACGTTGCAAGGCCTGCAACCAAGCGATCCTCACCAGCATTCGGTGGCGAAACAGGCGCAAAGCTCGCATCAGACCATTTTCATCATCTGCCGAACATAACGTTTGCTCCAGCCAATGAGAATAATATCGCCATTCGGCCGGTTGAGGCGGATTTTGACGAATATCATCCAGCCATGCAGGATGAGACTGTAAATTTTCTGCGACAAAATCACTCAATGACAGTACAGCCTTTTCCTCCGGCGTCAAGGAAACTGCTGTTCTTTCCAATGGCCGGAGATTCGCAACGAGATGCTGCAATTGTTGAACTAAAGCTGATGAGAGAGGCAACATAACTGGGTTTTCCTTAATGACCGCTTAT
This genomic interval carries:
- the glnE gene encoding bifunctional [glutamate--ammonia ligase]-adenylyl-L-tyrosine phosphorylase/[glutamate--ammonia-ligase] adenylyltransferase; this translates as MLPLSSALVQQLQHLVANLRPLERTAVSLTPEEKAVLSLSDFVAENLQSHPAWLDDIRQNPPQPAEWRYYSHWLEQTLCSADDENGLMRALRLFRHRMLVRIAWLQALQRSTTEQTLQQLSLLAETLILAARDWLYPRCSQDWGTPTNSEGVAQPLLILGMGKLGGGELNFSSDIDLIFAYPENGVTQGGRREMDNSQFFTRLGQKLIKVLDQQTVEGFVYRVDMRLRPFGDSGPLVFSFSALEDYYQEQGRDWERYALVKARILGHDEQAYCQELRQMLRPFIFRRYIDFSVIQSLRNMKGMIEREVRRRGLKDNIKLGAGGIREIEFITQVFQLIRGGREPSLQSRSLLPALNAIEGLSLLPPEQAKQLEESYLFLRRLENLLQSIRDQQTQTLPDTELDRARLAWGMGFSDWHGLRVETEQKMNAVREIFRQLIGDETDENSQEASHVPFKSLWQEVLNIDELMSLVSLFSEEDARKMLDMISVFRQDVSKRTIGPRGRDVLDQLMPRILAKIGERKDANTVLERIIPLLLSIVSRTTYLELMLESEQVMVHVIRLCAASPMIAGQLTRHPLLLDELLDPKSLYQPLPMEAYRDELYQYLLRIPEDDEEQLLEALRQFKQAQLLRIAAEDIVGALPVMKVSDHLTYLAEAIIGAVVQQAWNQMVKRYGTPAHLSQRQGVGFAIIGYGKLGGWELGYGSDLDLVFLLDCPMGVMTDGDRAIEARQFYLRLAQRIIHLFSTRTASGVLYDVDARLRPSGEAGMLVSTLESFDDYQKNEAWTWEHQALIRARMVFGDEKMRHDFERIRRETLCLPRNPALLRQQVSEMRGKMHRHLGSHQLDQFDIKADPGGITDIEFIAQYQVLRYAAENARLTRWSDNVRIFELMANHNIMEEQEAQALTQAYITMRDELHHLALQALSSRVSADHFSQQRELVCDSWQKWLGDDLS